In Euphorbia lathyris chromosome 10, ddEupLath1.1, whole genome shotgun sequence, a single genomic region encodes these proteins:
- the LOC136209843 gene encoding uncharacterized protein — protein MSLPTFSFERSDVDASVSALDVARDPPARELLPASSSLEIIVSGFHSQESVLPNSRLKPLDLYLDNPFEGLDFSFSKDVLSISLSSSDPVMKAQNTITNLVKSSPDTWDINEIGNMERDFQVILDIIDDDAGKKIIIEFRAYFEDIWVAYFAARETAERLITEARSGTTAFDHFKARYASWKVNKARDQQRFQEIEARDARIRELGI, from the exons ATGAGTCTCCCGACCTTCTCCTTTGAGAGGTCCGATGTCGATGCCTCAGTGAGTGCACTGGATGTTGCGCGAGATCCTCCTGCACGTGAGCTACTTCCTGCATCCTCTTCATTGGAGATTATCGTCTCAGGCTTTCATTCTCAG GAATCCGTCCTTCCCAACTCTCGCCTAAAGCCACTGGATTTGTATCTTGACAATCCATTTGAGGGCCTGGATTTCTCCTTCTCCAAGGATGTGCTTTCTATTTCTCTTTCTAGCTCCGACCCAGTAATGAAAGCCCAGAACACCATTACCAACTTAGTCAAGTCTTCTCCGGATACTTGGGATATAAATGAGATAGGGAATATGGAGAGGGACTTCCAAGTTATCCTAGATATCATAGATGATGACGCGGGGAAGAAGATTATCATAGAATTTAGGGCGTATTTTGAGGATATATGGGTGGCTTACTTTGCAGCTAGAGAGACTGCTGAGAGGCTGATCACAGAGGCGAGATCCGGCACCACTGCTTTTGATCACTTCAAGGCTAGATATGCCTCGTGGAAGGTGAACAAAGCGCGGGATCAACAACGCTTTCAGGAGATTGAGGCTAGAGATGCACGGATTCGGGAGCTGGGGATTTAG